The DNA window CCGGGGCGGCCGGGTGATCGGACTTTGCGCGGGCTATCAGATGCTGGGCCGCGTCGTGCGCGACCCCAAGGGCATCGAGGGGCCCCCGGGCGAGACGCCGGGGCTCGGGCTGCTCGATATCGAGACGGTGATGACCGGCGACAAGCGGCTGGTCCGGATCGCGGCCACGGACCGGATCAGCGGCCAGCCCGTCTCGGGCTATGAGATCCATATGGGCCGGGTCGCGGGTCCGGCGACCGCACGGCCCTGGCTCGATCTCGACGGCACGCCCGAGGGCGCGGTCTCGGAGGATGGAAGGGTGATGGGCAGCCATGTGCACGGGCTGTTCGGGACCGGGGCGTTCCGCCATCACTGGCTTGCCTCGATCGGCGGCCATGCCGCCCCCGGCCGGGCGGCGGAGGACCCGGTCGAGGCCGCGCTCGACCGTCTGGCCGACGAGATCGAGGCCGATCTCGATCTCGATACGCTGCTGACGCTGGCGCGCTGAGGCGGGATCTCGCCGGTCGGGACGCAAGGTCCTGCCCGGACCGGCCGTCCTGCGCTTGCGAACCGGTCCCCGGCCCCGCTATCGGAGACAGGCGAGGACACGGTCCGGGCCGGAGGAGATCGAATGTGAGCGGAACCGCGCAACAGGGATCGGCGCGCCTTGGCTAGAAGCGGGGACATCGCGGCGGAAAACCGGCTCGGAAGCCAGATCCGCGACACGCTGGGCCTTTTCCGCAGCTCGGGCTTCGGGCGCCGGGCGGCGCTGCTGGTGGCGGCCCTGGTCGCGGTGATCGGGCTGACCGCCTATATGCAGATCCGGCTGAACGCCTGGAACGAGCCCTTCTACGACGCCCTCACCCGCAAAGACATGGCGGCCTTCGTGACCCAGCTTGGCGTCTTCGCGGTGCTGGCGGGCATCCTGCTGGTCCTGAATGTCAGCCAGCTCTGGCTCGACCAGACCATGAAGCTGACGCTCAGGCGCGGGCTGTTCCGGGCGCTGGTGCGCGACTGGATGGCGCCGGGGCGTGCGCTCCGGCTGTCGCGGGCGGGCAAGATCGGCGAGAATCCCGACCAGCGGCTGCAGGCCGATATCGACCAGCTCGCGGATCTGAGCGCGGCGCTGGGGATCGGGCTGTTCCAGGCGACGTTGCTACTGGGGTCCTTCATCGGCGTGCTGTGGCACAAATCCGAGGGCTTCAGCCTGACCTTCGCCGGGCAGAGCCACGAGATCCCGGGCTTCATGGTCTGGTGCGCGCTGTTCTATGCCTCTGCCGCCTCCTGGCTCAGCTGGCGCGTCGGCCGCCCGCTGGTCGCGCTTAGGGCCGAGGAATCCGCGCGCGAGGCCACGCTGCGCTTCGATCTGGTCCGGGTCAGCGAGGCTGCGGGACGGATCGCGCTCGAACGCGGCGAACGCGCCGAGACCGCCCGGATCGAGACCAGCTTCGCCGGGGTCGTGGGCATCGTCGAGGCGGTGATCCTGGCCACCGCGAACCTGACCTGGGTGACGGCGGGCTATGGCTGGTTCACGCTGGTCGCGCCGATCCTGGTGGCCGCGCCCTTCTATTTCACCTCGGACATGAGCATCGGCGAGCTGATGCTGGTGGCCGGCGCCTTCACCCAGGTTCAGGGCTCGCTGCGCTGGTTCGTCAGCAATTTCGCGGTGATCGCGACCTGGCGCGCGACGCTGTTCCGGGTCGCGAGCTTTCATCGCGCGGTCCGGGCGGTCGACCGGGCCGAAGCCGATGACGCCGCCCCGCGGATCGACCGGCACGAGGGCGCCCCGCGGATCGAGATTTCCGGGCTGCATGTCGTCACCCCGCATGTGGGCGTCAGGCTCGACCCGCCCGAGATATCCCTCGCCCCGGGCGAAAGGGTTCTGCTGCAGGGCGGATCGGGCTCGGGCAAGACGCTTCTCTTCGAGACGCTGGCCGGGCTCTGGACCCGGGCCGAGGGCCGCCTTTCGATGCCCGCCTCCGACCGGGTGATGTACATGCCGAGCAGGGCCTATGTGCCGCCGGGACGGCTCGATCTGGCGCTTTGCTATCCCGAACCGGCCCGCCGTCACGGCCGCGACGAGATGGCTGCGGCGCTGAGCGCGACCGGGCTCGGGCATCTGACCGGGGCGCTGGCCGAAGAGGGGCGCTGGGACCAGTTGCTGAGCGAGAGCGACAAGCAATGCCTGGTCTTTGCAAGAGCGCTGCTGCGCGGTCCCGACTGGCTGGTTATGGACGACGTTCTGGACCAGCTCGACCCCGAGGCGCGGAACCGGATCGAGGCCCTGCTGCAGGGGCGGATGGCCCGGATCGGGGTCCTGGGCATCGGCGACGGCACAGCACCCTCGCCGGTCTTCGGCCGGATCGTGAGGATCGTGGCCGAACCGGGCAGCGGCCAGACCGGGGCGCCGGCACGCTGAAAGGGCGGCCCGGCCAGGGGCACGTCTGGGGGCACGCCAGGGCCGTCAAGGTTGACGCTACGGAAAATCGTGGAAAATACACGCAAGGAATGAGAGAGTTCTAAACATTCAATTCTGGGAGGAATCAATGTTTACGAAATCGCTTTCTTACGTGTTTTTCCTGTCCGGCCTTGCCGCCCCCGCCGCCGCACAGACCGTCTTTGTCGATCAGGGCGACAGCTGGAGCCCCTCGCTCCGCGCCGCCTTCTACACCCAGGATCAGGGCTCGCGGATCATGCCGCTGGCCTGGATGGAGGCGCTGATGCAGCCCGACGGGACGCCGTTTCTGGCCGACGGGCTGGCGCGCTATGGCTATCTGCCGATGCCCGACCGCGACGACGGCACGGCCCTGCCGGTCGGCTTCACCACCAATGAGGGCATGGGCGACACCGCCATCGGGATGACCTGCGCCGCCTGCCACACCCGCCAGATCGAGGTGAGCGGCACCGCCTACCGGATCGATGGTGGCCCGGCCATCGTCGATTTCCAGAGCTTCCTCGCAGATCTCGACGCCGCGGTGCGGGCCATGCTGGAGGATGAGGCCGCATTCGAGGCCTTCGCCGACAAGGTGGCCGAAGATCAGGACGACCGCGCCGGGCTGCGCGACGAGCTCGAGACCTGGAGCCTGCGCTTCCATACCCTCATCAGCCGCTCGCTGCCCGATCCGGGCTGGGGGCCGGTCCGGCTCGACGCGGTCTCGATGATCTTCAACCGGCTGACCGGGCTCGATCTCGGCGCGCCGGAAGACGCCTACCTGATCCCCGAGAATGTCATGCTGGCCGATGCGCCGACGCGCTATCCGTTCCTGTGGAACGCGGCGCGCCAGGACATGACGCAATGGCCGGGCTTTGCCGCGAACGGCAACGACCTGCTGGGGCTCGCGCGCAATCTGGGCGAGGTCTACGGCGTCTTCGGCGAATTCCATCCGATCGAGAAGCAGGGGCTTCTTTTCAACCGCGACTATGTCACCAACAACTCGGCAAACTGGGAGGGGCTGAAGGCGCTGGAGGAATGGATCTGGGATATCGGCGCACCGCGCTGGCCCTGGGAGCTCGATGCCGGTCTGGTCGAACAGGGCGGCGCGGTCTTCGCCCGCCCGACCGATCAGGGCGGCTGCGTCGAGTGCCACGGCAAGCGCCAGGGCGCGTTCCGCTCGATCTTCCACTCGACCTGGGCCACGCCGATCCTGCCCGCAGGCACCGACGAACGCGAATGCGAGATCCTGACCCGGACCGCCAGGACCGGCGTGCTGGAAGGCGCCAAAGTCCCGCTGTCGAGCAAGCCGATCGGCGCCGAGGCGCCCGCCTTCGACCTGCTCAGCGCCTCGGTGACAGGCGCCATCATCCAGCATGCCGTCGGCTTTCGCCTCTCGGGCGGGCTCGAGGCCAGCGCCGCCGTCTCCGCGCTCCAGAACGATGAGAAATTCATGGCCGAATTCGACGATCTGCGCGGCGCCTTCCCGCAAAGCGGCGATGACGGCATGCTGGAAAGCGCGGCCGCGCCCTGTGCCTATGAGGCCCGGGTGCTTGACGGGATCTGGGCCGCGGCGCCCTATCTGCATAACGGCTCGGTCCCGACCCTGCGCGAGCTCCTGACCCCGCCCGCCGAACGCATCGCCGCCTTCACGCCGGGCCCGGCCTATGACCTCGAGGCGGTCGGCATGGCGGTCGAGCAGACCGCCTTCGACCATGTGATCGAGACCACCGGCTGCGACGATCTCAGTTCCGGCAACAGCCGCTGCGGCCATGATTACGGCACCACGCTGAGCGCGGAGGACAAGCGCGCCCTGCTCGAATACCTCAAGTCGATCTGAGTTGCCCGACCGCTCGGGCCGCGGCCTCTGCCTTCCGACACGCCGCCGGGATGCCCCCGGCGGCGCCGTCATTTCCGCCCGCGCGGCCCGCCGAATGCGGATCTTGTCCTGGCGGAGGGGGGCCTTGACCGAGCGCAGTCAAGAACAAAGACGCGGCACCGATCGGTATTGACAACCTGAGAGCGATAATTCCGCAACATCCACAGGATTTCAGAATCGTTCCGGCGACGGAAGGAAAGACCTCTGCAAATCTCTGACAAATTATATTTTTCTCTGCAAATCCCGCTCCATCCGCTCTGGCAGAAAGGCCCAGCATCGGGCCCCTCCGCCCCCTCCAACCGCTCCGATAGCCTTTTGTGAAGGTTTTCAGGGGAGGATTTTTTTGGACTTTCGGCCATTTTTCGCCGATAATTGATGCAGCGCTACAAAGAGAGCCGGGTCTCCGGCTCGCGGGGCGCGACACAAACCATAAGAGGCGCCTTGCCCGGGCGGCCGCCGGAAACGGCTGGCACGTCACAGGACAGGTGCGCGCGAACGAGGCGAGAGCGGTTGTGCGTAAATTGTCGGGATTTTGGGGGCTGGTGACAGCCTACTGGGTCTCCCCCCGCTGGGCGGAGGCCTGGACATTGACGATCGTGGTCTTCGGACTGACCACGCTTCTGAGCAAGGCCAGCGTCTGGGTCGCGACCTCGAGCGCCGATTTCCTCGCGGCACTGGCCAATTTCCACCGCCCCGAAGCGGGCGTCGATCCGGCCGAGCTGCTGCTGATGGCCGCCGCCGCCCTGGTCGGGATCTATGCCGCCCGCGCCTGCGGCGTGGCGCTGCGCCATTTCCTGTCCTCGACCCTGCACCGGCGCGCCCGGGCCTGGCTGATCGGCCGCTTCGATGCCGCGATGCTCGCCGATGAACGCATCGCCCTCGATCTGATGAGCGACCGCAGCGAGACCGCGCGCGGCGCGCGCATGCCCGACGCCATCGATCAACGCATCGACGAATGCTCGATCGGGCTTTACGGCGGGCTGATCGGGCTGACCATGGGGCTCTGGGGCGCAGTGACCTCGGTCTGGTTCGTCTCGGCCGCGATCCTCGAACGCAGCCAGCCGGTGCCGCAGCTCGACCATTGGGGCGCTGCGGCCAATGCCTGGATCGAGGCCGAATTCGGCCCCGGCCTCGCCGCGCGCGTCGATCTGGTGCCGGGCGAATACGGCACGGCGCTGCTGGTGGCGGGGCTGATCCTGCTTTACGTACCGGCCATCACCTGGGTCGCCTGGCGGCTCGGGCGCATCATCGAACGGCTCAAGCTGCAGCGCCAGCGCCGCGACGGCGCCTGGCGGGGCGAGCTGGGCGGGCTTCTGCACCGGGTCGGCCAGATCGCCGCCTCGCGCGGGGAACGCGCCCAGCGCCGGATCAACACCCGGCTTTACGCCGCACTCGACCGCACCTGGGGCCGGCAGAACGGGCTTGGCGCCGGGATGATGCTGTTCACCGATCTCTACAACTTCCTGTCGCACAGGATGCTGGCCTATCTGCCCGCCCTGCCCGCCTTCATGGCCGGGCACATGAGCTTCAAGACCTTCGCCGCCAGCAGCGAGCTGACCGCCGGGCTGATCGGCGATCTGTCCTGGTTCATCAACGTGATGCCCGAGATCGCGACGCTGCGCGCCAATGCCGGGCGGCTGACCGAGCTTGCCGCCGCGA is part of the Rhodovulum sp. MB263 genome and encodes:
- a CDS encoding ABC transporter ATP-binding protein/permease; this encodes MARSGDIAAENRLGSQIRDTLGLFRSSGFGRRAALLVAALVAVIGLTAYMQIRLNAWNEPFYDALTRKDMAAFVTQLGVFAVLAGILLVLNVSQLWLDQTMKLTLRRGLFRALVRDWMAPGRALRLSRAGKIGENPDQRLQADIDQLADLSAALGIGLFQATLLLGSFIGVLWHKSEGFSLTFAGQSHEIPGFMVWCALFYASAASWLSWRVGRPLVALRAEESAREATLRFDLVRVSEAAGRIALERGERAETARIETSFAGVVGIVEAVILATANLTWVTAGYGWFTLVAPILVAAPFYFTSDMSIGELMLVAGAFTQVQGSLRWFVSNFAVIATWRATLFRVASFHRAVRAVDRAEADDAAPRIDRHEGAPRIEISGLHVVTPHVGVRLDPPEISLAPGERVLLQGGSGSGKTLLFETLAGLWTRAEGRLSMPASDRVMYMPSRAYVPPGRLDLALCYPEPARRHGRDEMAAALSATGLGHLTGALAEEGRWDQLLSESDKQCLVFARALLRGPDWLVMDDVLDQLDPEARNRIEALLQGRMARIGVLGIGDGTAPSPVFGRIVRIVAEPGSGQTGAPAR
- a CDS encoding di-heme-cytochrome C peroxidase — its product is MFFLSGLAAPAAAQTVFVDQGDSWSPSLRAAFYTQDQGSRIMPLAWMEALMQPDGTPFLADGLARYGYLPMPDRDDGTALPVGFTTNEGMGDTAIGMTCAACHTRQIEVSGTAYRIDGGPAIVDFQSFLADLDAAVRAMLEDEAAFEAFADKVAEDQDDRAGLRDELETWSLRFHTLISRSLPDPGWGPVRLDAVSMIFNRLTGLDLGAPEDAYLIPENVMLADAPTRYPFLWNAARQDMTQWPGFAANGNDLLGLARNLGEVYGVFGEFHPIEKQGLLFNRDYVTNNSANWEGLKALEEWIWDIGAPRWPWELDAGLVEQGGAVFARPTDQGGCVECHGKRQGAFRSIFHSTWATPILPAGTDERECEILTRTARTGVLEGAKVPLSSKPIGAEAPAFDLLSASVTGAIIQHAVGFRLSGGLEASAAVSALQNDEKFMAEFDDLRGAFPQSGDDGMLESAAAPCAYEARVLDGIWAAAPYLHNGSVPTLRELLTPPAERIAAFTPGPAYDLEAVGMAVEQTAFDHVIETTGCDDLSSGNSRCGHDYGTTLSAEDKRALLEYLKSI
- a CDS encoding ATP-binding cassette domain-containing protein, with the protein product MVFGLTTLLSKASVWVATSSADFLAALANFHRPEAGVDPAELLLMAAAALVGIYAARACGVALRHFLSSTLHRRARAWLIGRFDAAMLADERIALDLMSDRSETARGARMPDAIDQRIDECSIGLYGGLIGLTMGLWGAVTSVWFVSAAILERSQPVPQLDHWGAAANAWIEAEFGPGLAARVDLVPGEYGTALLVAGLILLYVPAITWVAWRLGRIIERLKLQRQRRDGAWRGELGGLLHRVGQIAASRGERAQRRINTRLYAALDRTWGRQNGLGAGMMLFTDLYNFLSHRMLAYLPALPAFMAGHMSFKTFAASSELTAGLIGDLSWFINVMPEIATLRANAGRLTELAAAIERVRARQEFYAETGISRFERSRDAKGALVEISGLALCHRGHDATPFVELPRLRLGRGDRIYLRGANGSGKSSILKAVAGLWPYGEGRVALAGGARLFFAGQEPDLPERMSLKSLVCYPDPAEKHADLVVARVLFRAGLQDFVTEMHSDLYHGKTWRTVFSGGQKQRLVLARILLMRPDILLLDEATSALDVNASVDFHDALCEELPKAAVIAVLHGETLPYDPDGRPFYTAMLDIAQGVGRVRPVMPPSLAAARHAAE